In the genome of Rhizobium rhizogenes, one region contains:
- a CDS encoding TRAP transporter small permease, with amino-acid sequence MQKTINLFYRILEIILVLLLAGMSIMVFVNVVMRYTMNSGINVSEELSRYFFVWLTFIGAVLTFRENSHMGIETLVMFLSRRARIVCMIASNIIILACSAIFFWGTWKQSGINASMHAPVTKLSMIWVYGIGMFTGGLMFIIALERLYRLLTGRVTEDEIAQFAGENLTIEQLSER; translated from the coding sequence ATGCAAAAGACCATCAATCTCTTTTACCGGATTCTCGAAATCATTCTCGTCCTGCTGCTCGCCGGCATGTCGATCATGGTTTTCGTCAACGTCGTCATGCGTTACACGATGAATTCCGGCATCAACGTCTCGGAAGAACTGTCGCGCTATTTCTTCGTCTGGCTGACCTTCATCGGCGCCGTGCTGACATTTCGTGAGAACAGCCACATGGGCATCGAAACGCTCGTGATGTTTCTCTCCCGCCGTGCCCGTATCGTCTGCATGATCGCGTCGAACATCATCATTCTCGCCTGTTCCGCCATCTTCTTCTGGGGAACCTGGAAGCAGTCCGGCATCAATGCCAGCATGCATGCGCCCGTCACCAAACTGTCGATGATCTGGGTCTACGGCATCGGCATGTTCACCGGTGGCCTGATGTTCATCATCGCACTGGAACGCCTGTACCGTCTTTTGACGGGCCGCGTCACGGAAGACGAAATCGCCCAGTTCGCGGGCGAGAACCTGACGATCGAACAGCTTTCGGAGCGCTGA
- a CDS encoding TRAP transporter substrate-binding protein — MRKLLLTTTAIAFAVGAAAPAMAEFNSRNIRVSNGINQDHPVGNGIQAMQACLDDKSGGKLKLTAFWGGALGGDLQATQALRSGVQEAVVTSSSPLVGLIPSLGVFDLPFLFANDKEADAVMDGAFGDMMNKKLEEQGLVNLAYWENGFRNLSNSKHAVTKWEDFSGLKVRVMQNNIFLDTFQNLGANATPMAFGEVFSALETNAIDAQENPYVTIDTSKFYEVQKYITETNHAYTPFLFLFSKPIFDSYAPEEQAALRECAIVGRDEERKVIRELNQQSLEKIKAAGLEVNTLSPEEQTRIREKSMVVYEKHKAEIGADVVDAVLADLKKIRGQ; from the coding sequence ATGAGAAAGCTTCTTCTGACCACCACGGCCATCGCTTTCGCCGTTGGCGCCGCAGCTCCGGCAATGGCCGAATTCAACAGCCGTAACATCCGCGTTTCGAACGGCATCAACCAGGACCACCCGGTCGGCAACGGCATCCAGGCCATGCAGGCCTGCCTCGATGACAAGTCGGGCGGCAAGCTGAAGCTGACGGCATTCTGGGGCGGCGCTCTCGGCGGTGACCTTCAGGCGACACAGGCCCTGCGCTCCGGCGTTCAGGAAGCCGTCGTGACGTCGTCCTCGCCGCTCGTTGGTCTCATCCCCTCGCTCGGCGTCTTCGACCTGCCGTTCCTGTTCGCCAACGACAAGGAAGCCGATGCCGTCATGGATGGCGCCTTCGGCGACATGATGAACAAGAAGCTGGAAGAACAGGGCCTGGTAAACCTGGCTTACTGGGAAAACGGCTTCCGCAACCTGTCGAACTCCAAGCACGCCGTCACGAAGTGGGAAGACTTCTCCGGCCTCAAGGTTCGCGTGATGCAGAACAACATCTTCCTCGACACCTTCCAGAACCTTGGCGCCAACGCAACGCCGATGGCCTTCGGCGAAGTCTTCTCGGCGCTTGAAACCAACGCGATCGACGCACAGGAAAACCCCTATGTGACGATCGACACCTCGAAATTCTATGAGGTGCAGAAGTACATCACCGAGACGAACCACGCTTACACACCGTTCCTCTTCCTCTTCTCCAAGCCGATCTTCGACAGCTACGCGCCCGAAGAACAGGCTGCCCTGCGTGAATGCGCAATCGTCGGCCGCGATGAAGAGCGCAAGGTCATCCGCGAACTGAACCAGCAGTCGCTGGAGAAGATCAAGGCCGCCGGCCTCGAGGTCAACACGCTGTCTCCGGAAGAGCAGACCCGTATCCGCGAAAAGTCGATGGTCGTTTACGAAAAGCACAAGGCTGAAATCGGCGCCGATGTCGTTGACGCCGTTCTGGCGGACCTGAAGAAGATCCGCGGCCAATAA
- a CDS encoding YggS family pyridoxal phosphate-dependent enzyme → MEIEARLEDVRQRIADVAEKSGRKATDIALVAVSKTFDAEAIQPVIDAGQRLFGENRVQEAQGKWLALKERTSGLELHLIGPLQSNKAVDAVALFDVVQSVDREKIARALAEECARQGRSLRFYVQVNTGLEPQKAGIDPRETVAFVAFCRDELKLAVEGLMCIPPAEENPGPHFALLAKLAKQCGLEKLSMGMSGDFETAVEFGATSVRVGSAIFGAR, encoded by the coding sequence ATGGAAATCGAAGCACGTCTTGAGGATGTCAGGCAGCGCATTGCGGATGTTGCGGAAAAATCCGGCCGCAAGGCGACGGATATCGCCCTCGTTGCCGTTTCGAAGACATTCGATGCGGAAGCGATTCAGCCCGTCATCGATGCCGGTCAGCGCCTGTTCGGCGAAAACCGCGTACAGGAGGCGCAAGGCAAGTGGCTGGCGCTGAAAGAGAGGACGTCTGGTCTCGAGCTTCATCTGATCGGCCCGCTGCAGTCCAACAAGGCGGTGGATGCCGTGGCGCTGTTCGATGTGGTGCAGAGCGTCGATCGGGAGAAGATCGCGCGTGCGCTTGCCGAAGAATGCGCCAGGCAGGGCCGCAGCCTGCGGTTTTACGTGCAGGTGAATACCGGGCTCGAGCCGCAGAAAGCGGGTATCGACCCGCGTGAAACGGTCGCTTTCGTGGCTTTTTGCCGGGACGAGCTGAAACTGGCTGTCGAAGGGCTCATGTGCATTCCGCCGGCGGAAGAAAATCCCGGCCCGCATTTTGCCCTTCTGGCCAAGCTTGCCAAGCAATGTGGTCTGGAAAAGCTCTCCATGGGCATGTCCGGTGATTTTGAAACCGCCGTCGAATTTGGCGCAACAAGCGTGCGCGTCGGCTCCGCGATTTTCGGCGCACGCTGA
- a CDS encoding TRAP transporter large permease, whose product MTLLVFVGSLLGAMAIGVPVAFSLMFCGVVLMWYMGMFNTAIIAQNMISGADTFTLLAIPFFILAGELMNSGGLSRRIIDFAIALVGHIRGGLGIVAIVAAIIMASISGSAAADTAALAAILIPMMAKAGYNIPRSGGLIAAGGIIAPVIPPSMAFIVFGVAANVSITQLFLAGIVPGILMGASLIIAWLIVVRKDNVKPLPKTSAKERLTATARAGWALGMPVIILGGIKAGIMTPTEAAVVAAVYALFVGMVIYRELKPADLFHVLLRAAKSTSIIMFLVCAALVSAWLITAANIPNEVAGYIEPLIDRPMLLMAAMMVLVFIVGTALDLTPTILILTPVLMPIVKQAGIDPVYFGVLFIINNAIGLITPPVGVVLNVVSGVGRIPLGKVTIGVWPFLVAETIVLALLVIFPDIVLVPLQYLR is encoded by the coding sequence ATGACACTTCTCGTTTTTGTCGGCTCTCTCCTGGGAGCCATGGCGATTGGCGTTCCCGTCGCTTTCTCGCTGATGTTCTGCGGCGTCGTGCTCATGTGGTACATGGGCATGTTCAACACCGCCATCATCGCCCAGAACATGATTTCGGGCGCGGACACCTTCACGCTGCTCGCCATCCCCTTCTTCATTCTGGCCGGTGAACTGATGAATTCCGGCGGCCTTTCCCGCCGCATCATCGACTTTGCAATTGCGCTGGTCGGCCATATCCGTGGCGGCCTCGGCATTGTGGCCATCGTCGCGGCCATCATCATGGCCAGCATCTCCGGTTCGGCAGCAGCCGACACCGCAGCTCTTGCCGCAATTCTCATCCCGATGATGGCCAAGGCCGGTTACAATATTCCGCGTTCCGGCGGCCTCATCGCCGCAGGCGGCATCATCGCCCCCGTTATTCCGCCGTCGATGGCCTTCATCGTTTTCGGCGTCGCCGCCAACGTCTCGATCACCCAGCTTTTCCTTGCGGGTATCGTTCCCGGCATCCTGATGGGTGCGTCGCTCATCATCGCCTGGCTCATCGTGGTCCGTAAGGATAACGTCAAGCCGCTGCCGAAGACCTCCGCCAAGGAACGTCTGACCGCCACTGCCCGCGCCGGCTGGGCGCTCGGCATGCCTGTCATCATTCTCGGCGGCATCAAGGCAGGCATCATGACGCCGACGGAAGCTGCCGTCGTTGCGGCTGTCTACGCGCTTTTCGTCGGTATGGTGATCTACCGCGAACTGAAGCCAGCGGATCTGTTCCATGTGCTTCTGCGCGCCGCCAAGAGCACGTCCATCATCATGTTCCTGGTTTGCGCGGCGCTCGTCTCCGCATGGCTCATCACGGCTGCGAACATCCCGAACGAAGTCGCAGGCTATATCGAGCCGCTGATCGACCGCCCCATGCTTCTCATGGCCGCCATGATGGTTCTGGTTTTCATCGTCGGAACCGCGCTCGACCTGACGCCGACCATCCTGATCCTGACCCCTGTTCTGATGCCTATCGTCAAGCAGGCGGGCATCGACCCGGTCTATTTCGGCGTTCTCTTCATCATCAACAACGCCATCGGCCTGATCACCCCTCCGGTCGGTGTGGTTCTCAACGTCGTCAGCGGCGTCGGCCGCATCCCGCTCGGCAAGGTCACGATCGGTGTCTGGCCGTTCCTCGTTGCCGAAACCATCGTTCTGGCGCTGCTCGTGATTTTCCCGGACATCGTCCTCGTACCGCTGCAGTATCTTCGTTAA
- a CDS encoding DUF1013 domain-containing protein yields the protein MAQQLLMPKATAVWLVDNTALSFDQIATFCKLHPLEVKAIADGEAAQGIKGLDPIATGQLSRDEIARAEANPNHKLKLSEPKVRVPESKRRGPRYTPVSKRQDRPNAILWLVRNHPELKDAQISRLVGTTKSTIEQIRDRTHWNSANLTPMDPVTLGLCSQIDLDLEVERASRGRPLPTAEELDNTLQPATATEGLEYSFQREEDEQIDADAVFKKLSSLKSTQKDEDEDDQY from the coding sequence ATGGCTCAACAATTGCTCATGCCAAAGGCTACGGCTGTATGGCTGGTTGACAACACCGCGCTGTCGTTCGATCAGATCGCCACGTTCTGCAAACTGCATCCGCTCGAAGTCAAGGCGATTGCCGACGGTGAAGCCGCGCAGGGCATCAAGGGTCTCGATCCGATCGCGACGGGACAGCTTTCCCGCGACGAGATCGCCCGCGCCGAAGCCAATCCCAACCACAAGCTCAAGCTTTCCGAACCGAAAGTCCGCGTGCCGGAATCCAAGCGCCGTGGCCCGCGCTACACCCCGGTTTCCAAGCGTCAGGACCGTCCGAACGCCATTCTGTGGCTGGTGCGCAACCATCCGGAACTGAAGGATGCGCAGATTTCGCGTCTCGTCGGCACCACCAAGTCCACCATTGAGCAGATTCGCGACCGCACCCACTGGAACTCGGCCAATCTGACGCCGATGGACCCGGTGACGCTCGGCCTCTGCAGCCAGATCGATCTCGACCTCGAAGTCGAACGCGCATCGCGCGGCCGCCCGCTGCCGACCGCCGAGGAACTCGACAACACGCTGCAGCCGGCAACGGCAACGGAAGGTCTGGAATACAGCTTCCAGCGTGAGGAAGACGAGCAGATCGACGCCGATGCCGTCTTCAAGAAGCTTTCTTCGCTGAAATCCACGCAGAAGGACGAAGACGAGGACGATCAGTACTGA
- the acs gene encoding acetate--CoA ligase — MSAKIYPVLKSAKARTLIDNERYQKWYQESVEDPEKFWDKHGRRIDWFKPYTKVKNTSFKGRVPIKWFEDGLTNVSYNCIDRHLKTHGERTAIIWEGDNPYIDKKITYNQLYDYVCRLANVLKKHGVKKGDRVTIYMPMIPEAAYAMLACARIGAVHSVVFGGFSPEALAGRIVDCESTFVITCDEGVRGGKPIPLKENTDKAIDIAAKQYVIVNKVLVVRRTGGKTGWAPGRDIWYHQEIATVKPDCPPAKMRAEDPLFILYTSGSTGKPKGVLHTTGGYLVYTSMTHEYVFDYKDGEVFWCTADVGWVTGHSYIVYGPLANCATTLMFEGVPNFPDQGRFWEVIDKHKVNIFYTAPTALRSLMGAGDQFVKRSSRDSLRLLGTVGEPINPEAWEWYYHVVGEDKSPIVDTWWQTETGGILISPLPGATDLKPGSATRPFFGVQPQLVDAEGNVLEGPADGNLCIIDSWPGQSRSVYGDHQRFVDTYFSTYKGKYFTGDGCRRDEDGYYWITGRVDDVLNVSGHRLGTAEVESALVSHHLVSEAAVVGYPHAIKGQGIYCYVTLMAGQNGDYALREELVKHVRNEIGPVATPDKIQFAPGLPKTRSGKIMRRILRKIAEDDFGALGDTSTLADPAVVEDLIANRQNRTA; from the coding sequence ATGTCTGCCAAAATCTACCCGGTGCTCAAATCGGCGAAGGCCCGCACGCTCATCGACAATGAGCGTTACCAGAAATGGTATCAGGAGAGCGTCGAGGATCCGGAAAAGTTCTGGGACAAGCATGGCCGGCGGATTGACTGGTTCAAGCCCTATACCAAGGTCAAGAACACGTCCTTCAAGGGAAGGGTGCCGATCAAGTGGTTCGAGGATGGCCTGACCAACGTCTCCTACAACTGTATCGACAGGCATCTGAAGACGCATGGCGAACGCACGGCGATCATCTGGGAAGGTGATAACCCGTATATCGACAAGAAGATCACCTATAACCAGCTCTATGATTATGTCTGCCGTCTGGCCAATGTGCTGAAGAAGCACGGCGTCAAGAAGGGCGACCGCGTCACCATCTACATGCCGATGATACCCGAGGCGGCTTATGCCATGCTCGCCTGCGCCCGCATCGGCGCCGTGCATTCTGTCGTTTTTGGCGGCTTCTCGCCGGAAGCGCTGGCCGGTCGTATCGTCGACTGCGAATCAACCTTCGTCATCACCTGCGATGAAGGCGTGCGCGGCGGCAAGCCGATCCCGCTCAAGGAAAACACCGACAAGGCGATCGACATCGCCGCCAAGCAATATGTCATCGTCAACAAGGTTCTTGTCGTGCGCCGCACCGGTGGCAAGACCGGATGGGCGCCGGGCCGCGATATCTGGTACCATCAGGAAATCGCCACGGTGAAACCGGATTGCCCGCCGGCGAAGATGCGGGCGGAAGATCCGCTGTTCATTCTCTACACATCGGGTTCCACCGGCAAGCCGAAGGGCGTTCTGCACACGACGGGTGGTTACCTCGTCTATACGTCGATGACGCATGAATATGTGTTCGACTACAAGGATGGCGAGGTCTTCTGGTGTACGGCCGATGTCGGCTGGGTTACCGGCCATTCCTACATCGTCTACGGGCCGCTTGCCAATTGCGCGACGACGCTGATGTTCGAAGGCGTTCCCAACTTCCCGGATCAGGGTCGTTTCTGGGAAGTCATCGACAAGCACAAGGTCAATATCTTCTATACCGCACCGACAGCGCTCAGATCGCTGATGGGAGCCGGCGACCAGTTCGTCAAGCGCTCCTCGCGCGATAGCCTCCGGCTGCTTGGAACGGTGGGCGAGCCGATCAATCCGGAAGCCTGGGAGTGGTATTATCATGTGGTCGGCGAGGACAAGAGCCCGATCGTCGATACCTGGTGGCAGACGGAAACCGGTGGCATTCTGATCTCGCCGCTGCCGGGGGCGACCGATCTTAAGCCGGGCTCGGCGACAAGGCCGTTCTTCGGCGTGCAGCCGCAGCTTGTCGATGCCGAGGGCAATGTGCTGGAAGGGCCGGCGGACGGCAATCTCTGCATCATCGATAGCTGGCCGGGTCAGTCGCGCTCCGTCTATGGGGATCACCAGCGCTTTGTCGATACGTATTTCTCCACCTACAAGGGCAAGTATTTCACCGGCGATGGCTGCCGGCGGGACGAGGACGGTTATTACTGGATCACCGGCCGCGTCGATGATGTGCTGAACGTTTCCGGCCACCGCCTCGGCACGGCCGAGGTGGAATCGGCACTGGTATCGCATCATCTTGTTTCGGAAGCGGCCGTGGTGGGTTACCCGCATGCCATCAAGGGGCAGGGCATTTATTGTTATGTCACGCTGATGGCGGGCCAGAACGGTGACTATGCGCTGCGTGAGGAGCTGGTAAAGCACGTGCGCAACGAGATCGGGCCGGTCGCGACGCCCGACAAGATCCAGTTCGCGCCGGGCCTGCCGAAAACCCGCTCCGGCAAGATCATGCGGCGCATCCTGCGCAAGATCGCCGAAGACGATTTCGGTGCGCTTGGGGATACATCGACGCTCGCCGATCCGGCGGTGGTCGAAGATCTGATCGCCAACCGGCAGAACCGCACGGCGTGA